From the genome of Candidatus Desulfarcum epimagneticum, one region includes:
- the prfB gene encoding Peptide chain release factor 2, translating to MSEGVRSVEERLRRLSLEYMLDGEDDSKNAIVSINAGAGGTEAQDWAEMLFRMYMRWMERKGFSGDVIDYQPGEEAGVKSVTFTASGDFAYGYVKTETGVHRLVRISPFNASRKRHTSFASVFVYPELDNAIVVDVDEKDIRLDVFRASGAGGQHVNKTSSAVRISHLPTGIIVQCQQEKSQHRNKEMAMKVLKARLYQLEKDKQDQKIKNLHDGKDGISWGNQIRSYVLHPYQMAKDHRTGVEVGNVNGVLDGDLDSFIEEALLTSKKSGAGK from the coding sequence GTGTCCGAAGGGGTCCGGTCTGTGGAAGAGCGGCTCCGCCGCCTTTCCCTGGAGTATATGCTGGACGGAGAGGACGATTCCAAAAACGCCATTGTCTCCATCAACGCCGGCGCCGGGGGGACCGAGGCCCAGGACTGGGCGGAGATGCTTTTTCGGATGTACATGCGCTGGATGGAGAGAAAGGGCTTCAGCGGCGACGTCATCGACTACCAGCCCGGGGAGGAGGCGGGCGTCAAAAGCGTCACCTTCACGGCGTCCGGGGACTTCGCCTACGGCTATGTGAAAACCGAGACCGGGGTGCACCGCCTGGTGAGGATCTCGCCGTTTAACGCCAGCCGGAAGCGCCACACCTCATTCGCCTCGGTGTTTGTCTATCCCGAGCTGGACAACGCCATTGTGGTGGATGTGGACGAGAAAGACATTCGCCTGGATGTCTTCAGGGCCAGCGGCGCGGGCGGCCAGCACGTGAACAAAACCAGCAGCGCGGTCCGGATTTCCCATCTGCCCACCGGCATCATTGTCCAGTGCCAGCAGGAAAAATCCCAGCACCGGAACAAAGAAATGGCCATGAAGGTGCTTAAAGCCCGCCTGTACCAGCTGGAAAAAGACAAACAGGATCAAAAGATTAAAAACCTTCACGACGGCAAGGACGGGATTTCCTGGGGCAACCAGATCCGGTCCTATGTGCTGCATCCCTACCAGATGGCCAAGGATCACAGGACCGGCGTGGAAGTCGGGAATGTGAACGGGGTTTTAGACGGCGACCTGGATTCTTTCATTGAAGAGGCGCTTTTGACTTCCAAAAAATCAGGCGCCGGGAAATGA
- the fbpC gene encoding Fe(3+) ions import ATP-binding protein FbpC, giving the protein MPILEISHVEKKLAGKTVLKSVSLSHEKGGILCLLGPSGSGKTTLLRIIAGLEKADRGAVCFDGRDMAGVKTHRRRFGMMFQEFALFPHKNVFDNIAFGLEMENRAKPEIEKRVREMLALTGLEGFEKRDVADLSGGERQRTALARSLAPRPRLLLLDEPMGALDRALRERLMMDLKRIIKAVGTTTVFVTHDQAEAFAVSDSVAVMDMGEIRQQDSPENLYRRPASEGVARFLGFKNILKGRADENGRIETRVGTLEPPKKQAPGARVMAVIRPRAARLVDAKNPPPPDAAMVVSGIARERVFKGGHFQTCLETQNKTRLYFDLASPPPEGETARAALVKSEIWIVAP; this is encoded by the coding sequence ATGCCCATCCTTGAAATATCCCATGTGGAAAAAAAGCTGGCCGGAAAAACGGTTTTGAAAAGCGTCTCCCTTTCTCATGAAAAAGGCGGCATCCTGTGCCTTTTGGGCCCCTCGGGATCGGGGAAAACCACCCTTCTTCGAATCATCGCGGGTCTTGAGAAGGCGGACCGGGGCGCGGTTTGCTTTGACGGCCGGGACATGGCCGGGGTGAAAACCCATCGCCGCCGCTTCGGCATGATGTTCCAGGAGTTCGCCCTGTTTCCCCATAAAAACGTGTTTGACAACATCGCCTTTGGCCTGGAAATGGAAAACAGGGCCAAACCGGAGATTGAAAAACGGGTCCGGGAGATGCTGGCCCTAACGGGGCTGGAAGGATTTGAAAAAAGGGATGTGGCCGACCTCTCCGGCGGGGAGCGCCAGCGGACGGCGCTGGCCCGGAGTCTGGCGCCCCGCCCGAGACTTCTGCTTCTGGACGAGCCCATGGGCGCCCTGGACCGGGCGCTTCGGGAGCGTTTGATGATGGATTTAAAACGCATCATCAAGGCCGTGGGAACCACTACGGTGTTTGTGACCCACGACCAGGCCGAGGCGTTCGCCGTGTCCGACAGCGTGGCCGTCATGGACATGGGGGAGATCCGTCAGCAGGACTCGCCGGAAAATCTCTACCGGCGTCCGGCCTCGGAAGGCGTGGCCCGCTTTTTGGGATTCAAAAACATTCTAAAGGGCCGGGCCGATGAAAACGGCCGGATTGAAACCCGTGTCGGGACGCTGGAGCCGCCAAAAAAACAGGCGCCCGGCGCCCGGGTCATGGCGGTCATTCGCCCGCGGGCGGCCCGACTCGTGGACGCAAAAAACCCACCTCCCCCGGACGCCGCCATGGTGGTGTCCGGGATCGCGCGGGAGCGCGTCTTCAAAGGAGGGCATTTCCAGACATGCCTGGAGACACAAAACAAAACCCGCCTTTACTTTGACCTGGCCTCGCCCCCTCCCGAGGGAGAAACGGCGCGGGCCGCCCTTGTCAAAAGCGAAATCTGGATCGTGGCGCCATAA
- a CDS encoding conserved hypothetical protein (Evidence 4 : Unknown function but conserved in other organisms) — protein MSPYEVIDKYYRPGSKLRDILVRHSERVAEKALAVAERAAHLNPDRRFIREAALLHDIGIFLTRKPEIACRGTRRYILHGLLGRRILEKEGLPAHARVCERHVGAGITAKEAREHGFPVPWRDMAPVSLEEKIICYADKFFSKSPGKNDREEKMDDIVKELKGHGPGKAERFLEWAQIFE, from the coding sequence ATGAGCCCCTATGAGGTCATCGACAAATATTACCGGCCCGGATCAAAGCTGCGCGACATCCTGGTCCGGCACAGCGAGCGCGTGGCCGAAAAGGCCCTGGCGGTCGCGGAGAGGGCGGCCCATTTAAATCCCGACCGCCGCTTCATCCGGGAGGCGGCCCTGCTTCATGACATCGGGATTTTTCTGACCCGAAAACCCGAGATCGCCTGCCGGGGGACCCGCCGGTATATCCTGCACGGGCTTTTGGGAAGACGGATTCTGGAAAAAGAGGGCCTGCCGGCCCACGCCCGGGTCTGCGAGCGGCACGTGGGGGCCGGCATCACGGCAAAGGAGGCCCGGGAGCATGGCTTTCCGGTCCCCTGGCGGGACATGGCCCCGGTGTCTCTGGAGGAGAAAATCATCTGCTACGCGGACAAGTTTTTTTCCAAAAGCCCGGGGAAAAACGACCGGGAAGAAAAGATGGACGATATCGTGAAAGAGCTGAAAGGCCATGGCCCGGGCAAGGCCGAGCGGTTTTTAGAGTGGGCTCAAATATTTGAATAG
- the yqeF gene encoding Acetyl-CoA acetyltransferase (Evidence 2a : Function from experimental evidences in other organisms; PubMedId : 7763384; Product type e : enzyme) translates to MKIMKGENDMKEAVIVSAVRTPLGSFNGSLSGVGATDLGARVIEEAVKRAGIEKKDVNEVIMGQVLPCGYGQNPAKQAAIKAGMPPEAECFTVNKVCGSALKTVMLAAQAIQLGDADVVVAGGMENMSMAPYYLEKARFGYRMGPGKLQDHMIHDGLWDIVNDFHMGVSNELCSEKYGISKKDQDLYAAESYKRTLDAIEKGKFKDEIVPVAIPSRKGDPVIFDTDECPRPTSYESLEKMKGAFKKGGVGTAGNASVISDGAAAVTVMSREKARELGCEIMATVGAQASSGIELKYVLVAPILAVPKCLKKEGIGKDDVDLFEINEAFSGSTAAVLKDLELDPSKVNVNGGSVAIGHPIGASGCRVLVTLIHEMIKQDKKTGLASLCLGGGEAVALVVKR, encoded by the coding sequence ATGAAAATAATGAAAGGAGAAAACGATATGAAAGAAGCGGTCATCGTCAGCGCCGTCAGAACCCCTCTTGGAAGTTTCAACGGCTCGTTAAGCGGAGTGGGCGCCACGGACCTGGGCGCCCGGGTCATTGAGGAGGCGGTCAAAAGGGCCGGGATTGAAAAAAAGGACGTGAACGAGGTCATCATGGGCCAGGTGCTTCCGTGCGGCTACGGGCAGAACCCGGCCAAACAGGCGGCCATCAAGGCCGGGATGCCCCCCGAGGCGGAGTGCTTCACCGTGAACAAGGTGTGCGGCTCTGCCCTGAAAACGGTGATGCTCGCGGCCCAGGCCATCCAGCTCGGGGACGCGGACGTGGTGGTGGCCGGCGGCATGGAAAACATGTCCATGGCCCCCTATTACCTGGAAAAGGCCCGTTTCGGCTATCGAATGGGGCCGGGCAAGCTTCAGGACCACATGATCCATGACGGACTGTGGGACATTGTGAACGACTTTCACATGGGCGTGTCCAACGAGCTGTGCTCCGAGAAATACGGAATCAGCAAGAAAGACCAGGACCTTTACGCGGCGGAGTCCTATAAAAGGACCCTGGACGCCATTGAAAAAGGCAAATTCAAGGATGAGATCGTTCCGGTGGCCATCCCCTCCCGAAAGGGCGATCCCGTGATTTTTGACACGGACGAATGCCCCCGGCCCACCTCCTATGAGTCGCTTGAAAAAATGAAAGGCGCCTTTAAAAAAGGCGGCGTGGGCACGGCCGGAAACGCGTCGGTGATCAGCGACGGGGCCGCGGCCGTGACGGTCATGTCCCGGGAAAAGGCCCGGGAGCTGGGCTGCGAAATCATGGCCACCGTGGGCGCCCAGGCGTCCAGCGGCATTGAGTTGAAATACGTGCTGGTGGCGCCCATCCTGGCGGTTCCCAAATGCCTGAAAAAAGAGGGCATCGGCAAAGACGATGTGGACCTCTTTGAAATCAACGAGGCGTTCAGCGGCTCCACGGCCGCTGTGCTGAAGGACCTGGAGCTGGACCCTTCCAAGGTGAATGTCAACGGCGGGAGCGTGGCCATCGGCCATCCCATCGGCGCCAGCGGATGCCGGGTGCTGGTCACCCTGATTCATGAAATGATCAAACAGGACAAAAAAACCGGCCTGGCCTCGCTGTGCCTGGGGGGCGGGGAAGCGGTGGCCTTGGTGGTGAAAAGGTGA
- the mmgB gene encoding putative 3-hydroxybutyryl-CoA dehydrogenase (Evidence 3 : Putative function from multiple computational evidences): MTIKTFGVIGSGQMGNGIAQVAAAAGLDVIMNDIKQEFVEKGVAVIEKNLGRAVKKGKMSEDDQKAVLGRIRTSVDIQDMAAADFVVEAATENETLKFKIFEDLDAICPPDAILSTNTSSIPIGRIAAVTNRRDKVIGMHFMNPVPVMKLVEIIRGLATSDETFEITRELAVSFGKTPAESNDYPGFIANRILMPMINEAVYCLYHNVGTREDIDTVMKLGMNHPMGPLALADLIGIDTCLAIMETLFDGFKDSKYRPCPLLKKYAEAGWLGRKTGRGFYEYE; this comes from the coding sequence ATGACGATCAAAACATTCGGAGTGATCGGCTCCGGTCAGATGGGAAACGGAATCGCCCAGGTGGCGGCGGCCGCCGGCCTGGATGTCATTATGAACGACATCAAACAGGAGTTTGTGGAAAAGGGCGTGGCGGTGATTGAAAAGAACCTGGGCCGGGCCGTGAAAAAAGGCAAAATGTCCGAAGACGACCAAAAGGCCGTTTTGGGACGGATTCGGACCAGTGTGGACATCCAGGACATGGCGGCGGCGGATTTTGTGGTGGAGGCGGCCACGGAGAACGAGACGCTCAAATTCAAGATTTTTGAGGACCTGGACGCCATCTGCCCGCCGGACGCCATTTTGTCCACCAACACCTCCTCCATTCCCATCGGCCGCATCGCGGCGGTCACGAACCGCCGGGACAAGGTCATCGGCATGCATTTCATGAACCCGGTTCCGGTGATGAAGCTGGTGGAGATCATCCGGGGGCTGGCCACGTCCGACGAGACCTTTGAAATCACCCGGGAGCTGGCCGTGTCATTCGGCAAAACCCCGGCCGAGTCCAACGATTATCCCGGCTTTATCGCCAACCGGATCCTCATGCCCATGATCAACGAGGCAGTGTATTGCCTGTATCACAACGTCGGGACCCGGGAGGACATCGACACGGTGATGAAGCTGGGGATGAACCATCCCATGGGGCCCCTGGCCCTGGCCGACCTCATCGGCATCGACACCTGCCTGGCCATCATGGAAACCCTGTTCGACGGTTTTAAGGATTCCAAATACCGCCCGTGCCCGCTTTTGAAAAAGTACGCGGAGGCCGGGTGGCTGGGAAGAAAAACCGGCCGGGGGTTTTATGAATACGAATAG
- a CDS encoding XRE family transcriptional regulator, which produces MPKKKETLVPVGKRIKKIRTEKSISFERLANDTGFSVEYLKRMEKGEETPSVGALLQIARSLEMDSAEFLRSQENRQENRVREYAMRTDNYAYKTLTPGAENKHLKSFLVEVDPMRDHTGLNYQHEGEEFAYLLSGSVEIIVGENVNRLEAGESLHFNSGIRHQLKNVGDEKAELLVVIYSP; this is translated from the coding sequence ATGCCAAAAAAAAAGGAAACCCTTGTTCCGGTGGGAAAACGAATCAAAAAGATACGGACGGAAAAAAGTATCTCTTTTGAGCGGCTGGCCAATGACACCGGTTTTTCCGTGGAATACCTCAAACGAATGGAAAAGGGCGAGGAAACCCCGTCTGTGGGCGCGCTTTTGCAGATCGCCCGGTCCCTGGAGATGGACTCCGCCGAGTTTTTGAGGTCGCAGGAAAACCGGCAGGAAAACCGGGTCCGGGAATACGCCATGAGGACGGACAACTACGCCTACAAAACCCTGACGCCGGGCGCGGAAAACAAGCACCTGAAGTCGTTTCTGGTGGAGGTGGACCCCATGCGGGACCACACGGGGCTCAACTACCAGCACGAGGGCGAGGAGTTCGCCTATCTTCTGTCCGGGAGCGTGGAGATTATTGTGGGAGAAAATGTGAACAGACTGGAGGCCGGGGAATCGCTTCATTTCAACTCCGGCATCCGCCACCAGCTTAAAAATGTCGGGGATGAGAAAGCCGAGCTGCTGGTGGTGATTTACTCGCCTTAA
- the acdA gene encoding Acyl-CoA dehydrogenase, producing MSVHLTDEQIMIQTMVREFSRKVVAETAMERDRTKEFPADNLKQMAELGLMGMMIPFDYEGSGADTVSYVLALSEIAYSCASTAVVMSVHNSIVCESVYKYGTDEQKEKYLKDLASGTYIGAFALTEPHAGSDPVMQNTTAERDGDFYVINGTKRFITTGQNSGLVIVTAKTNPEKRHKGISAFLVTKDNPGLKVGHVEDKLGLRASDTVDLIFEDCRVPASDMLGEEGDGFKIAMTGLDCGRIGIAAQSIGLAQAALDASVDYAKSRRQFGQAISKFQGLRWTIADMATELEAARQLTFSAAMMKDRGEKFTSQASMAKLFASETVNRITAKAIQIHGGYGYTKEYPVERFYRDARVFTIYEGTSEIQRVVISNHIFKDKRK from the coding sequence ATGAGTGTGCATCTGACAGACGAACAAATCATGATTCAGACAATGGTCCGGGAGTTTTCCCGGAAAGTGGTGGCGGAAACGGCCATGGAGCGGGACCGGACCAAGGAGTTTCCGGCCGACAATTTAAAGCAGATGGCCGAGCTGGGTCTGATGGGCATGATGATTCCGTTCGATTACGAAGGCTCCGGCGCCGACACCGTCAGCTATGTCCTGGCCCTTTCGGAAATCGCCTATTCGTGCGCGTCCACGGCCGTGGTGATGTCCGTTCACAACTCCATTGTCTGCGAAAGCGTGTATAAATACGGAACCGATGAGCAAAAAGAGAAGTATTTAAAAGACCTGGCGTCGGGAACATACATCGGCGCCTTTGCCCTGACCGAGCCCCACGCCGGCTCCGACCCGGTCATGCAGAACACGACGGCGGAGCGGGACGGGGATTTTTATGTGATCAACGGAACCAAGCGCTTTATCACCACCGGGCAGAATTCGGGCCTGGTCATCGTGACGGCCAAAACCAACCCGGAAAAGCGCCACAAGGGGATCAGCGCCTTTCTGGTCACCAAGGACAACCCGGGCCTGAAGGTGGGGCATGTGGAGGACAAGCTGGGGCTTCGGGCCTCGGACACGGTGGATCTCATCTTTGAGGACTGCCGGGTCCCGGCGTCGGACATGCTGGGGGAAGAGGGCGACGGCTTTAAAATCGCCATGACCGGTCTGGACTGCGGGCGCATCGGCATCGCGGCCCAGTCCATCGGCCTGGCCCAGGCGGCCCTGGACGCCTCGGTGGATTACGCCAAGAGCCGTCGGCAGTTCGGCCAGGCCATTTCCAAGTTCCAGGGGCTGCGCTGGACCATCGCGGACATGGCCACCGAGCTTGAGGCCGCCCGCCAGCTCACCTTTTCGGCGGCCATGATGAAGGACCGGGGGGAGAAGTTCACCTCCCAGGCGTCCATGGCCAAGCTTTTCGCCTCTGAGACGGTGAACCGGATCACGGCCAAGGCCATCCAGATTCACGGGGGCTACGGCTACACCAAGGAATACCCGGTGGAGCGCTTTTACCGGGACGCCCGCGTGTTCACCATTTACGAGGGAACATCCGAAATCCAGCGGGTGGTGATTTCGAATCATATTTTTAAAGACAAGCGGAAATAG
- the icmF gene encoding Isobutyryl-CoA mutase / P-loop GTPase, protein MNDNARTQKNKRFIRVVTATSLFDGHDASINIMRRILQDHGVEVIHLGHNRSVKEIVDAAVEEDVQGIAVSSYQGGHIEFFKYMVDLLKENNASHIRIFGGGGGVIVPDEIRELEEYGVARIYSPEDGARLGLPGIIGDMIDKMSEFVLSAFPPDLGDLGPENKRLTANLITALENETVLDEPDRTALSAVREELRKKSAASGIPVVGITGTGGAGKSSLTDELILRILRDIPDIHIAIISCDPSRRKTGGALLGDRIRMNAIGSDRVHLRSLGTRFSDSETPECLPDAIDVARAAGFDLVIVETAGIGQGDSRIIDLTDVSVYVMTSEFGSASQLEKIDMLDFADIVVINKFEKRGGEDALRDVRKQVQRNHGLFDRAPKDMPVYGTIASKFNDDGVTGLYQGLFDIIAEKTGVAFERRAADVGTMTSTSKTIIIPPERVRYLSEIADTVRAYHEETRIQAGALRRLWRIEEVMKEIGEDAADDGASQALERLGREAEKARKAVSAETAALAGSWEKTRETYAADEFVYKVRDREIRMPLTSRSLSGTRIPKIVLPGFADPGETYRWMRQENIPGEFPYTAGVFPLKRADEDPTRMFAGEGGPKRTNSRFKMLSANYEAKRLSTAFDSVTLYGYDPDKRPDIYGKIGNSGVSICTLDDVRDMYDGFDLCLPSTSVSMTINGPAPIMLAMFLNAAIDQRMEAFRKDSQREPDEKESAEIKSRVLQNVRGTVQADILKEDQGQNTCIFSIEFALKMMGDIQSYFIENNVRNFYSVSISGYHIAEAGANPITQLALTLANGFTYVEYYLSRGMSIDDFGPNLSFFFSNGMDPEYTVIGRVARRIWAIAMRDKYKASPRSRMLKYHIQTSGRSLHSQEIQFNDIRTTLQALCAVYDNCNSLHTNAFDEAITTPTNESVRRALAIQLIINREWGVSKSENFIQGSFVVEELTRLVEEAVLMEFDRISERGGVLGAMETGYQRSRIQEESLYYETLKDTGDLPVIGVNTFRDPDADPDALVESVELARSTDDEKDSQLKRLDDFQTRHRDEAPAALEKLTETALSGGNMFASLMEAARVCSLGQITGALYEVGGKYRRNM, encoded by the coding sequence ATGAACGATAACGCCAGGACCCAGAAAAACAAGCGCTTCATACGGGTGGTCACCGCCACGTCTCTTTTTGACGGCCATGACGCGTCCATCAACATCATGCGCCGGATACTTCAGGATCATGGCGTGGAGGTCATTCACCTGGGCCACAACCGGTCCGTGAAGGAAATTGTGGACGCCGCCGTTGAGGAGGATGTCCAGGGGATCGCGGTGTCGAGCTACCAGGGCGGCCACATTGAGTTTTTCAAGTACATGGTCGATCTGCTCAAGGAAAACAACGCGTCCCATATTCGAATTTTCGGCGGCGGAGGCGGGGTGATCGTCCCGGACGAGATCCGGGAGCTGGAGGAATACGGCGTGGCCAGGATTTATTCCCCGGAAGACGGGGCGCGGCTGGGCCTTCCGGGCATCATCGGCGACATGATCGACAAGATGAGCGAATTTGTTCTTTCCGCGTTTCCCCCCGACCTCGGGGACCTTGGGCCTGAAAACAAACGGCTCACGGCCAATTTGATCACCGCTTTGGAAAACGAGACGGTTCTGGATGAGCCGGACCGGACCGCCTTGAGCGCCGTCCGGGAGGAACTCCGCAAAAAAAGCGCCGCGTCCGGCATTCCCGTGGTGGGAATCACCGGGACCGGGGGCGCGGGAAAATCCTCCCTCACCGATGAGCTGATTCTAAGAATCCTTCGGGACATCCCGGACATCCACATCGCCATCATCAGCTGCGATCCGTCCCGGCGAAAAACCGGGGGCGCGCTTCTGGGAGACCGGATACGCATGAACGCCATCGGAAGCGACCGGGTCCACCTGCGCTCTTTAGGGACGCGTTTTTCCGATTCGGAGACGCCGGAGTGTCTTCCCGACGCCATTGACGTGGCCAGGGCGGCGGGGTTTGATCTGGTCATTGTGGAAACGGCGGGCATCGGCCAGGGGGATTCGCGCATTATCGACCTCACGGATGTCTCCGTTTACGTCATGACCAGCGAGTTCGGGTCCGCCTCCCAGCTGGAAAAGATCGATATGCTGGATTTCGCCGACATCGTGGTCATCAACAAGTTTGAAAAACGCGGCGGCGAGGACGCGCTTCGGGATGTGCGAAAACAGGTGCAGCGCAATCATGGGCTCTTTGACCGGGCCCCGAAGGACATGCCGGTGTACGGAACCATCGCCTCCAAATTCAACGACGACGGGGTGACGGGGCTCTACCAGGGCCTGTTTGATATCATCGCCGAAAAGACCGGGGTCGCCTTTGAACGCAGGGCCGCGGATGTGGGGACCATGACCTCCACCTCCAAGACCATCATCATCCCGCCGGAGAGGGTCCGCTACCTTTCGGAAATCGCGGACACGGTGAGGGCCTATCATGAGGAGACCCGCATTCAGGCCGGCGCGCTCAGAAGACTGTGGCGCATAGAGGAGGTCATGAAGGAGATCGGGGAAGACGCGGCGGACGACGGCGCCTCCCAGGCGCTGGAGCGTCTGGGCCGGGAGGCTGAAAAGGCCCGGAAGGCCGTTTCGGCGGAAACCGCCGCTCTCGCGGGGTCGTGGGAAAAAACCCGCGAGACTTACGCCGCCGACGAGTTTGTGTACAAAGTGCGGGACCGGGAAATCCGGATGCCTTTGACCTCCCGCTCCCTTTCCGGAACCCGGATTCCCAAAATCGTCCTTCCCGGCTTCGCGGACCCCGGGGAAACCTACCGGTGGATGCGGCAGGAAAACATTCCCGGGGAGTTTCCCTACACCGCCGGGGTGTTCCCTCTGAAACGGGCGGATGAGGACCCCACCCGGATGTTCGCCGGAGAGGGGGGGCCCAAACGGACCAACTCCCGTTTTAAAATGCTGTCGGCCAATTACGAGGCCAAACGGCTCTCCACCGCCTTTGACTCCGTGACCCTTTACGGGTACGATCCGGACAAACGCCCGGATATTTACGGCAAGATCGGCAATTCCGGGGTGAGCATCTGCACGCTGGACGATGTCCGGGACATGTACGACGGCTTTGACCTGTGCCTGCCCTCCACATCGGTGTCCATGACCATCAACGGCCCGGCGCCCATCATGCTGGCCATGTTTTTAAACGCGGCCATCGACCAGCGGATGGAGGCGTTTCGCAAAGACAGTCAAAGGGAGCCGGACGAAAAGGAAAGCGCGGAAATCAAATCCCGGGTTCTTCAAAATGTCCGGGGAACGGTCCAGGCCGACATCCTGAAGGAAGACCAGGGCCAGAACACCTGCATCTTTTCCATCGAGTTCGCCCTGAAGATGATGGGGGACATCCAGTCGTACTTTATCGAAAACAATGTCCGGAATTTTTATTCCGTGTCCATATCCGGATACCACATCGCCGAGGCCGGCGCCAATCCCATCACCCAGCTGGCGCTGACCCTGGCCAACGGATTCACCTATGTGGAGTATTACCTGTCCCGGGGCATGTCCATCGACGATTTCGGGCCCAACCTTTCCTTTTTCTTCTCCAATGGGATGGACCCCGAGTACACCGTCATCGGAAGGGTGGCCCGGCGCATATGGGCCATCGCCATGCGCGACAAATACAAGGCCTCCCCGCGCTCCCGGATGCTCAAATACCACATCCAGACATCGGGCCGGTCCCTTCACAGCCAGGAGATTCAGTTCAACGACATCCGCACCACCCTCCAGGCCCTTTGCGCGGTGTATGACAACTGCAACAGCCTGCACACCAACGCCTTTGACGAGGCCATCACCACCCCCACCAATGAGTCGGTGCGCCGGGCGCTGGCCATTCAGCTCATCATCAACCGGGAGTGGGGCGTCTCCAAAAGCGAGAATTTCATCCAGGGCAGCTTTGTGGTGGAGGAGCTGACCCGTCTGGTGGAGGAGGCCGTTTTGATGGAGTTCGACCGCATCTCCGAGCGGGGCGGGGTTCTGGGCGCCATGGAAACCGGCTACCAGAGAAGCCGGATTCAGGAAGAGTCCCTGTATTATGAGACGCTCAAAGACACGGGCGACCTGCCGGTGATCGGGGTGAACACCTTCCGGGACCCGGACGCCGACCCGGACGCCCTGGTGGAATCCGTGGAGCTGGCCCGGTCCACCGATGATGAGAAAGACTCCCAGCTCAAGCGTCTGGACGATTTCCAGACCCGGCATCGGGACGAGGCGCCGGCGGCCCTTGAAAAACTCACTGAAACCGCGCTTTCCGGGGGCAATATGTTCGCCTCCCTCATGGAGGCCGCCCGGGTGTGCAGCCTGGGACAGATCACCGGGGCGCTGTATGAGGTGGGGGGAAAATACAGGCGAAACATGTAG